The DNA segment ATAGCCTCCGGCATTTTTCAATAATGGAATCGAGGCACACCAGTTTGGTATAAATTTATGAATATGGTGCTAAACTTCAGGCCAAGATCAAAACTGAATATATTTAAAGCCAGAATAAGCAGGTAATGATAAACGCTCTCTGTTATAAGCAATTAAACCGACTGAAATGAGTATGAATGAGAATCCATGGCGAAAGAAGACAGGCTGTTTCCGAGAATACCGTATAAATTCATAAGAATGTAGAGGTGACTGATGTTGGCAGTGTAGCAATAAATGGAATTGTTCGAAAAATGACTCAGGATGATTTTTATCATGATTATTAAACAAAAAATTCGATTTACCAAAGGAACCTGTTTTGCCGATAACTGTTTAATATATCCTTACCATATACTTACCCTTTTTGCTATGAAACAGATCACACAATCGGTGTGAAATTCATCACATTGTTTCTCGGATTCGATATTTCTCAGTCCTAAAATCAGGTTTTATGGAAATTCAGGGGAATGTTTTCGCTTATCGTGTTGATTTTATGAGATATGTCTTTTTTCTTGACTTGAATGCCTTTTAGGAATAATTTTGAAATCGTTTTAAAAATAGTATGTAGAAACAATTTCAAGGGTATATCAGATGGCCGAAAAAGTGTTTGTCGCAGAAAACCATATGGCGGTATTTGAATGCCCGCAATGTAAAATAGCAAAGAGAGTGGATGTTTCCAAGTATAAGGATATCCACCAGGTGGTCAGGATAAAGGTCAAATGCCCATGTGGACATTCCTATAAGGTTGTTCTGGAAAGAAGAAAATATTTCAGGAAAGATGTTAATTTCCCGGGTACATATACGCATGTTCTTCCCGATTACAGAGAAGACAAGGGGGCAATGACCGTAAAAAATCTGTCCCGCGCAGGCGTCAAGATCAAACTCAATGCTGAGAAAGACTTCAAAATAGGCGATATCCTTACCGTGGAATTTCGGCTTAATGATCAGCAAAGGTCATTCATCAAAAAAAAGGTTGTAATAAAAAAAATATCCGACCTTTACTTGGGTGTTGAGTTTGGTTCGGTAGATTCTTCTGACCCAAGCGATAAGGCCATCGGGTTTTATATGTTTAACTAGCACAAGCCAGGGTAAAGCTATTTTTAAGATATTGTGTTCTTGGGGCCAAACATCTCTTTTTAGATGATTTCATTTTTCCCAATGCAGTTGCCAGACAATAAAATTTGCTCAAGATTTCCACAGGTTTTCCGATATAGTATATCAGGGTGAGTAGTACAAATTATTTATTCAAAGGAGCGGGATATGCATACCTGTACCTACTGCGGAAAAACACATCATGTCGGATTTGTTTCCACACGGCTGGCAGGCACGGACGGGGTTTCGCTGGAAACCGAAAAATGGACGGATGTTTTTGAAAACGAAGGGTTTTGCTGTTTTTATTTTGCAGGAGAACTGGACAGGCCGGAGAAATGTTCATACCTGGTGGAGCAAGCCCATTTTAAACACCCGGATATAAAAGATATTCATCGAAAATGTTTTGGAGTAAACAAGCGCGACAGAAAAACCACAGATAAGATTTACCAATTAAAGACGATTTTAAAGGATCACCTGTATAAATTTATCAAAAAATTCGATATTGAGCTCCTCATTCCGCAAAATGCCTTAACCATTCCGTTGAATCTTCCATTAGGGATTGCCCTTACACAGGTCATTTCCGAAACCGGAATTCCGACCATTGCACACCATCATGATTTTTTCTGGGAACGGCAGCACTTTCTGACCAACGGGGTCTGGGAATATCTTAACATGGCATTTCCGCCCCATCTTCCGTCAATCAGCCATGTGGTGATAAACTCTTCCGGGGATCATCAACTGGGTCTGAGAACCGGTATTTCATCCACCATCATTCCCAATGTGATGGACTTTGAAAATTCACCTCCTCCGGTTGATAAATATGCTTCGGATGTTCGCCAGGCTCTGGGTGTTGAAGATGATGAACTTTTGATTTTACAACCCACCCGTGTGGTAAAGCGGAAGGGGATTGAGCATGCCATCGAGCTTGTCCACAGACTGGGGATGAAAGCAAAACTGGTTATTTCACATGCGTCAGGTGATGAGGGGTATGACTATCAAAACAGGGTGAAGGAATACTCAAACATGCTGGGGGTGAATACTGTTTTTGTTTCCGAGATTATTAATGAGCGCAGGGGAAAAACCAAAGACGGAAGAAAAATATATACCCTGGAAGACATTTACCCCCATGCCGACCTCGTCACTTACCCGTCCAACTACGAAGGCTTCGGCAATGCCTTTTTAGAAGCGATTTACTTTCGTAAGCCCATCGTGGTAAATACGTATTCGATTTATTCAATGGATATCAAGCCGAAAGGATTTTCAGTGGTTGAACTTGACGGATACGTCACGGAAAAGGCCGTTGAGCAAACCAGACGGGTTCTGCAAAATCCTGAACTTTGCGAAAGAATGGTTGAAAAAAACTACCAAATTGCCACCCGCTATTTTTCCTACAAAGTCCTGCGGAAGAAGCTGAAAGCCTTGATCTTTGACTGCATTGCCTGCCATCCCGGCGAAAATTGCTAATAAATGGGTTCCAATCCACACAGGCTCAAAACAGGAGTAACAGCCGGCATCACCAAGGGGTGGAGTGGATTTGTCTGGATGTTGCAGATTATTATTCCCATCTCCTTTTTCACTTCACTTTTAAGCTACAGCGGCTGGATGGATAGCATCGATTTTATGTTACAGCCGTTGATGACCCTTTTAAATCTTCCATCAATGGCTGCTCTTCCGATTTTGGTTGGCATACTTACCGGAATTTATGGAGGTATTGCGTCCATGGTCGTGCTTCCCTTGACCGGCGATCAAATGACACTTGTTGCCGTTTTTCTCCTGATCGCCCACAACCTGGTCCAGGAGGGAATTGTGCAGGCCAAATCCGGTATTCATCCGTTAAAGGCCACCCTTTTCCGTCTCATTGCTGCGGTCATTACAGTGATCATTGTTGGCCGGTTTCTCAAGCCGGACACACCGGCAGTCATGTCGCAAGGCATATCCATGGCGGTCACCCAACCATTTATGGCCATGCTGAAAAACTGGTTTGTGGCCTCTTTTTATCTTTGCCTTAAGATGTTTGTGGTTATCATGGCCCTGATGATTCTTCTTGGAATAATGAAAAGCTATAGCCTCATTCATCATATTGCCCGGGTGATCCGTCCTGTTCTAACGGCAATAGGGCTGAATCAAAAAGTCGGCATTTTGTGGATTACTGCAGCTGTGTTCGGGATTGCATATGGTGCGGCAGTCATAGTGGAAGAAGCCAAAGAAGGACATTTTAACCGGGAAGAGCTTGAAAAACTTCATATCTCAATTGGAATTAACCATGCCATGGTTGAAGATCCGACCCTTTTTTTAGCACTCGGACTCAATGCATTCTGGCTATGGGTTCCCAGGCTTATGGCAGCCATACTTGCCGTGCATCTCTATGCTTGGTGGCACCGGATAAAAAGCCGCTAGGCCCAGAATGATTTTTTCCATAGAAACAAACAGTCGTTTTTCAATCTTAGCTTGGTTCATCCGGGCAATCGCCTATTCGCCCGTTACAAGACTTAACAAATGAGATAGACATCTTAAACGCCCCCTATCTTCTCAGTTAAACCCATACAGGCAGAGACGATCAACGCTGCCGTGGGATTCTGTCCCCTGGGGCTGGCTCAAATCTAATTGAAGCGAGATAGCTGCCGTACCTTCATTTCTAGATAAGATTGTTATGTCTTGTAACGGGCGAAAAGGCGATTGCCCGGACGAACTTTAGGTTTCATATTTCGTTGTGCCAAGTCGGGCATGAAAATTTTTGAGAATTACTATAAAAAACTCCGATGCAAACATCCAAAATATATCCCGAGGCATCATTAAATGAATACATGCTCACTCAGACAAAAGGCGCCGCCAAAAGGGATAACCTGCATGTCATATTTAGCTTTATATCTATAAATATCCAAAATAATACAAATTAAAATATTTTGACGTTGTGCATGAAATATTTTTATTTCTTCTTGACATCCGATTTGACACTCTGATAAATTGAATGAACATTCATTCATAAAATTAAATTTGACGCTGCTATTTACAGGGAGAGACGATCATCAGCACTTATAATAAAAATGATAAATACAAACGTATTCTTGAGGCTGCTGTAAAAGTATTTGCCAAGCAAGGTTTTTATCAGTCAACCATTTCTCAAATCGCCAAAGAAGCAGGAGTTGCTGACGGTACCATCTATCTTTATTTTAAAAATAAAGATGACATTCTGGTGCAGTTTTTCACTTACAAGACCAAGCAGGTATTTGAGCGATTCAGAAAAGAGGTTGAAAAAGGTAAAACCACCAAAGATAAACTTTTAAATCTTATTCGCCATCATCTTAAGGTGTTTCAGCGCAACAGGGATATGGCAGTATTATATCAGGCCGAAACACACCAGAGCCACCGCCTGGCGGAAGATCAAATCAAAGAAATGTCCAAGATGTATCTTGATATTATTTCTGAAATTGTTGAACAGGGGCAGCAGCAAGGAAGTATTAGAAAAGACCTTTATTTGAGTCTGGTTAAGCGTTTTATCATAGGCTCTGTTGATGAAGTCATCAATACATGGTTACATTCAGACGGTAAATACGACCTGGTTTCCATGGCTGATCCGCTGGTTGAACTTTTCATCAGGGGAATCGGCAGCAATGAATAAATTTAAAATGGGTTTTGCTTTTTTACACGCCATCAATATTGCCATAGGCGATCAATAAACATTAAACAAGGAGAATAGACCATGGCACAGCAAATTGCGGATAGAAGGGATGTCGATTTTATACTTCATGAGGTTTTACAGGTGGAGCAGCTCAGCAAGCATGAAAAGTTTGCCGAATTTAACAAAAAGACGGTGGATCTGATTGTTACGGAAGCGCGTAACCTGGCGATTAAAGAGATCCTTCCCACACGGGAAATCGGTGACAAGGAGGGTCTTCAATTTGATAAGGGGAAGGTAACCATTCCGGAATCTTTTCACCGGGCGTATGAGCTTTTTAAAGAGGGCGAGTGGCTGGCCATGACCGAAGACCCGGACTGGGGGGGGCAGGGGATGCCCAGATCGGTTGCCATGGGGGCCAATGATTATCTGGTCGGTGCTAACCTTGCTTTTATGATGTATCCCGGGCTGACCCATGGCGCAGGAAAGCTTGTCGAGACATTCGGGACCGATAAGCAAAAAGAGCTTTTTTTAAAAAAGATGTATACGGGGGAATGGACCGGAACCATGCTGCTTACGGAACCTGAAGCAGGATCAGACGTGGGCGCGCTGACCACCTCGGCGGTTAAAAATGATGATGGAACCTATTCCATCACCGGAAATAAGATTTTTATTTCCTCCGGCGAACACGACCTGGCGGA comes from the Thermodesulfobacteriota bacterium genome and includes:
- a CDS encoding PilZ domain-containing protein codes for the protein MAEKVFVAENHMAVFECPQCKIAKRVDVSKYKDIHQVVRIKVKCPCGHSYKVVLERRKYFRKDVNFPGTYTHVLPDYREDKGAMTVKNLSRAGVKIKLNAEKDFKIGDILTVEFRLNDQQRSFIKKKVVIKKISDLYLGVEFGSVDSSDPSDKAIGFYMFN
- a CDS encoding nucleoside recognition domain-containing protein, with amino-acid sequence MGSNPHRLKTGVTAGITKGWSGFVWMLQIIIPISFFTSLLSYSGWMDSIDFMLQPLMTLLNLPSMAALPILVGILTGIYGGIASMVVLPLTGDQMTLVAVFLLIAHNLVQEGIVQAKSGIHPLKATLFRLIAAVITVIIVGRFLKPDTPAVMSQGISMAVTQPFMAMLKNWFVASFYLCLKMFVVIMALMILLGIMKSYSLIHHIARVIRPVLTAIGLNQKVGILWITAAVFGIAYGAAVIVEEAKEGHFNREELEKLHISIGINHAMVEDPTLFLALGLNAFWLWVPRLMAAILAVHLYAWWHRIKSR
- a CDS encoding TetR/AcrR family transcriptional regulator C-terminal domain-containing protein, giving the protein MQFFTYKTKQVFERFRKEVEKGKTTKDKLLNLIRHHLKVFQRNRDMAVLYQAETHQSHRLAEDQIKEMSKMYLDIISEIVEQGQQQGSIRKDLYLSLVKRFIIGSVDEVINTWLHSDGKYDLVSMADPLVELFIRGIGSNE
- a CDS encoding glycosyltransferase family 4 protein — its product is MHTCTYCGKTHHVGFVSTRLAGTDGVSLETEKWTDVFENEGFCCFYFAGELDRPEKCSYLVEQAHFKHPDIKDIHRKCFGVNKRDRKTTDKIYQLKTILKDHLYKFIKKFDIELLIPQNALTIPLNLPLGIALTQVISETGIPTIAHHHDFFWERQHFLTNGVWEYLNMAFPPHLPSISHVVINSSGDHQLGLRTGISSTIIPNVMDFENSPPPVDKYASDVRQALGVEDDELLILQPTRVVKRKGIEHAIELVHRLGMKAKLVISHASGDEGYDYQNRVKEYSNMLGVNTVFVSEIINERRGKTKDGRKIYTLEDIYPHADLVTYPSNYEGFGNAFLEAIYFRKPIVVNTYSIYSMDIKPKGFSVVELDGYVTEKAVEQTRRVLQNPELCERMVEKNYQIATRYFSYKVLRKKLKALIFDCIACHPGENC